The following are from one region of the Methyloversatilis discipulorum genome:
- the recO gene encoding DNA repair protein RecO: protein MTSGKQRVDGQPAFLLQSHPYRETSLVVDVFSRDFGRIGLVARGAKRPRSQLRGVLVEFQPLDLGWFGAGELRTLARAEWQRAWPMLSGPRLLLGYYLNELLQRLLARDDAHPALFDLYAEAVQKLALAPAETVRHEALLRGFEKALLRELGYGLTLDHDANGDAIDPAAHYMYKPELGLLEGEGGADDVSLSGAQALAIHADDYADAQVARLAKTLMRVLIAHYLQGQELRTRRVFIELQDL, encoded by the coding sequence GTGACTTCCGGCAAGCAGCGGGTGGACGGCCAGCCGGCCTTCCTGCTGCAGTCGCATCCCTATCGCGAAACGAGCCTGGTGGTTGACGTGTTCAGCCGCGACTTCGGCCGCATCGGTCTGGTCGCGCGCGGCGCCAAGCGGCCGCGTTCGCAGCTGCGTGGCGTGCTGGTCGAATTCCAGCCGCTGGATCTGGGCTGGTTCGGTGCCGGCGAACTGCGCACGCTGGCGCGTGCCGAATGGCAGCGTGCCTGGCCCATGCTGTCCGGCCCACGTCTTCTGCTGGGCTACTATCTGAACGAATTGCTGCAGCGCCTGCTGGCGCGCGACGATGCACATCCGGCGCTGTTCGACCTGTACGCCGAAGCCGTGCAGAAGCTCGCGCTGGCGCCGGCCGAAACGGTGCGCCACGAAGCCTTGCTGCGCGGATTCGAAAAGGCACTGCTGCGCGAACTGGGCTACGGGCTGACTCTGGACCACGACGCCAACGGCGACGCGATCGATCCGGCGGCGCACTACATGTACAAGCCCGAACTCGGGCTGCTCGAAGGCGAGGGCGGTGCGGACGACGTCAGCCTGAGCGGCGCTCAGGCGCTGGCCATCCACGCCGACGATTACGCCGACGCGCAGGTCGCGCGGCTGGCAAAGACACTGATGCGCGTGCTGATCGCGCATTATCTGCAGGGACAGGAGCTGCGCACGCGGCGCGTTTTCATCGAACTACAGGATCTCTGA